GTGGGGGCTTGCTGGTGCAGGGCTGCTATCCATCGGGCTGGTAGTTTTGGTGGGGTAGGCTTGCAGCGGCGGCTGCTGTTACCGGTGGCTGCCAGTAGGATTGGGGACGTTGCTGGAGGTAGGGTAGTGGCGGTTGGGGGTAGTTGTGACACTGTGCCGTGGGTGCAGCTATAGTTTGACACGGTGGCTGGTGGGTGTTTGGAGGCGGTGGCGGCTGGTGGGCGTTTGATGGTTGCGGCTGGTGGTTTTGGTGGAGTAGGCTGGTGGCGGTAGCGGCTGATGTTAGAGACAGTTGCTGGTAGGAGGTTGGAGACGTCGACGGCGGCGGCTGGTAGGTTTTCGGAGGAGGAAGCTGCTGGTGGTAGTCTTTTGACGGCGTCGGCTGATTGTGGAAGTAGTGCTCAACCGTTGTTTGCCCCGGCGTGACGTAGGCTGGCGCCGAATATTTCAGCGGCGCATATGAAACCGTGTAGGTGAACAAGTGTTGTTGTTCGTCCATCACGTCCAACTTCTTGTTTATTCTGTTGCAGGAAGCCATTATCTGGTAGGCAAGATATATAGATTTCTTCGTTGGTATGACTAGCCATGAGTACGAAGATGAAAGTACCAAttattaaggaagaagttcCTCAACGATAGATTCCGCGTCGAatgtcgcgggagcttttgcccgtcgatcaatccggcgtcgaaaTTGGGTTTGTGCGTTTGTGCACGATGAAAAAGAGAAGAGagtg
This sequence is a window from Salvia splendens isolate huo1 chromosome 5, SspV2, whole genome shotgun sequence. Protein-coding genes within it:
- the LOC121802417 gene encoding extensin-like — its product is MASCNRINKKLDVMDEQQHLFTYTVSYAPLKYSAPAYVTPGQTTVEHYFHNQPTPSKDYHQQLPPPKTYQPPPSTSPTSYQQLSLTSAATATSLLHQNHQPQPSNAHQPPPPPNTHQPPCQTIAAPTAQCHNYPQPPLPYLQQRPQSYWQPPVTAAAAASLPHQNYQPDG